tgtaatagtagcagcgggaaagtaaataagcgagaaccagtatatggaaaactcgtaggcaccggatcagtgatggataattatgccggatgcggttcatcatgtaacagtataacatagggtgacacagaactagctccaattcatcaatgtaatgtagacatgtattccgtaaatagtcatacgtgcttatggaaaagaacttgcatgacatcttttgtcctaccctcccgtggtagcggggtcctattggaaactaagggatattaaggcctcctcttaatagagaaccggaataaagcattagcacatagtgaatacatgaactcctcaaactagggtcatcatcgggagtggtcccgattattgtcacttcggggttgccggatcataacacatagtaggtgactatagacttgcaagataggatcaagaactcacatatattcatgaaaacataataggttcagatctgaaattatggcactcgggccctagtgacaagcattaagcatagcaaagtcatagcaacatcaatctcagaacataatggatattagggatcaaaccctaacaaaacaaactcgattacatgataaatctcatccaacccattaccgtccagcaagcctatgatggaattactcacgcatggcggtgagcatcatgaaattggtgatggaggatggttgatgatgacgacggcgacgaatccccctctccggagccccgaacggactccagatcagccctcccgagaggttttagggcttggcggcggctccgtatcgtaaaacgcgatgatttcttctctctgatttttctctcatcgaaactcaatatatggaggtggagttggagtcggagacgcaacagggggcccacgaggtagggggcgcgccctaggggggggcgccccccaccctcgtgagaagggtgtgggccccctggtcttcatctttggcgaggattttttattgttttttctaagatgttccgtggagtttcaggtcattccgagaatatttgttttctgcacataaaacaacaccatggtaattctgctgaaaacaacgtcagtccgggttagttccattcaaatcatacaagttacagttcaaaataagggcaaaagtatttgaaaaagtagatacaaaGGAGACGTATGAACCACcatttttccacactcactatatttactttattgttcttTATTAAAGCAACACTTTACTTTTATTTTCatgtttattatcttgcaaacctattctattacacctatagagtagttttattttttgttttaggtaaagaaaacattaagtgtgcgtagatttgtatcggtggtcgatagaacttgagggagtatTAATTCTACCTTtgcctcctcattgggtttgacacttatTTATCGGAAGGGCTACAActgattccctacacttgtgggttatcaccaaccACGACCGCATCAACGTCGACGACGATGGTCAGCTAGACACCCGGCAGACCTCATCCTACCTGTCCTCCAATGCCTTCCCTTAATTGGGCTTGATTCAAGCACAAGACAACACCAGAgccctaatacgtccattttgcatcaagagATCACACGCTCGGATTATTCGTTAGCAGATTCGGTGAAATCGATGTCGTCCGCCGTCTTATTGCAGTCGACGATGCGGCCAGCAGCCCCGGGACTTGGGCGCCAGCTGCACGGGTCGCCGCCCTGCCACGGTCCGCTGCTCCGACGGAGGAGGCCGCGGGCGGTGGCGACGGTGTGCTGCGGTGCCTTCCGGCGGGACCACTACGGGGGCGCGCTGGTGGACGAGGGCATGGCGGTGCTCCGGCGGAGGATCCGGGAGGCGCAGATGGCCGAGACCAACTACGAGGCGCCGTCGGGGTGGGCGGcctgggagaagcgctactaccagGCGTACGTCTCTGATGTGTCCACGCTCGCCGGTGCTCTGCAGTTGCTGGCCATAGATACCAGGCCCGGCGTCGCGGCTGCTGTTGCCGCGCTGGTGCTCGCCGGCGTGCCGGTGTCCGCCATCTTCGCGCTGCACCTCCTTGGGCAGGCGGCGGGATCCGTTTTGCACCTTGTTTCTTGATTGACTATCATTCAGTCGCCGGCAGCGTGTGCTATCTGTGTCTGTAGATAATTAGATACACAGTGCAATGGAGATATGTAATTCTTTTGGTTTTAGCTGCAGTATAAACGCAGAGTAATAtgtattttcttttcttatttcacTGGTTTCAACGAGCGAAGGTGATCCATCaatcttttcttcggtggctgctatGGTGGTGTCGGAGGTAAATGACAGAAATTGGTGTCAAGCTTAGAGATGttttgctatcttttcagttttgtcatgtcggtccttacGTGATTTGTACTTTGACCTttttgatatgaatgagacacataTTACTATGCAAAAAAAAAGTCAACGAGACAACTTGTCAAATTGCTGGCTTCAACGACCTAACATTTTTTTTAGAAAGGACGCGATTGCCCGGCTCTAGAACTGAAGCCTGAAGTTTACAACACCACCGAGAGAGTGGACCCGAAGTCAAATGCTTTGTGGAATGTGATAACGACACCAGTTACATTACATCATAAGTTTGCCTTGTGTCATTTTGGGGTTGAAGATCAATAACCTATTAGAATTTAGAAGACGAACCAGACCCGCGTCACTCTGCTTGTACGTGCAACTCATGGGAAACCTAATGCGCTATGAGCGGGCATGAGGAGGGCTGGCGGTAATTTAGCCGGATGTCCAAGTTAGGTCCGGCTTGAACAATCACAAAATCAAATTATTTCACAGATTCCAAAATAAAAACGATTTCAAAACTGGTAATTTCAACTATTTCATAGATTGAAATACCAACTTCACCAATTGTAATAGGTTATTTCAGCTATTTCACGCCACTAGTACTAATGGCGATTCTGCCGGGGTAACTTCACCACCAACACTCCATTCATCATAAGGATCAttatctccgtcaacatcttcatcagcaccatctcatctccaaattctagttcatctcttgtgatcaatctttgtatcaaaccttagattggtacctaggggtgctagtagtgttgattacatcttgtagttgatgcttgttggttcaattggtggaagaCTATTATTTTCAGATTGGTAATCATATATTTGTAACCACCGATCATGATCAATATGATGAGGTGTGAGTAGTTCCATTAGttcttgaggacatgagagaagtcttgttacTCATGTGAAGTTGATGATCGTTCAATGTTTTGATATTATGCTgtgttgttcttcctctagtggtgtcatgtaaatgtcgactacatgacattcgCCATCTTTGGTCCTTGGGGAGTGCATTGTGAAATTAGTTTGTGGATCATGGTTTGCGGGAGTGATAGAAACCTAAACCCTGATTTGTGAATTATTCCGCAAGGGGCTGTTTTGGATCCAACTCTTTAATGTTatcgttagatttatcttaattaccTCTTGTAGCTGTGGATGCTTGCATAGAGAGTATACTTATAAGTAGGTATATGTTCAAGTTAGGACAATATCTTagctccggtccacccacataacacTTATCAATGCAATGAATCTAAGTCAATGAATCATGGTGAATGTAACTTGGTGCTATTCCCGTGTGTCCTTAAGAGCGTTTTAATCACTATAAGAAATATCACTAGCTTGTTCTTAGCACAATTAAGGATTGGGCCACTTTCTGTATCTTGCtaccttgttacttgttaccttgttataaattatcttgctatcaaactatctatcAAAACCATCTTACAACATTTGAAGTGaaatccttgctgaaaaccgccTATCAATTCTTTttgttcctcgttgggtttgata
The Triticum dicoccoides isolate Atlit2015 ecotype Zavitan chromosome 3A, WEW_v2.0, whole genome shotgun sequence genome window above contains:
- the LOC119271726 gene encoding uncharacterized protein LOC119271726; the protein is MSSAVLLQSTMRPAAPGLGRQLHGSPPCHGPLLRRRRPRAVATVCCGAFRRDHYGGALVDEGMAVLRRRIREAQMAETNYEAPSGWAAWEKRYYQAYVSDVSTLAGALQLLAIDTRPGVAAAVAALVLAGVPVSAIFALHLLGQAAGSVLHLVS